Below is a genomic region from Pan troglodytes isolate AG18354 chromosome X, NHGRI_mPanTro3-v2.0_pri, whole genome shotgun sequence.
tcaataggttTGCTTCCACTAAAGCCAAGAAAGTAGAATTTAATAAATTCTAGTTTTGGTGTAAATAACATGTTTTAAACTTAATTGCTGTGAgttataatttatctatttttcaatattttttcaactCCTGTAATGTTCTGGGGAAAAGTTAACTATTCAAGAATACATAAAAGCCTGTATATGGAACTTGTATTTTGCCTTTTGCCTCAGGCTCCAATATGGTTGGTTCAGTATGGCACTGTTACTGgtcctgtctttattaaaaatattgatattttgttcattatgGACTTTTgcattaatttgatttttaaaatatttcattaaaacatCTTTcctcaggccaggcgtggtgactcacgcctgtaattccagcactttgggaggatgaggtgggcagatcacgaggtcaggagattgagaccatcctggccaacacggtgaaaccccgtctctactaaaaaatacaaaaaaattagccaggcgtggtggtgggtgcctgtagtcccagctactcgggaggctgaggcaggagaatggcgtgaacccaggaggcagagcttgcagtgagctgagaacgtgccactgcatcccagcctaggcgacagagcgagactgcgtctcaaaaaacaaacaaaacaaaaaaacaaccaaacaaacaaaaaattattcctCTTGATAACTGAATTTTTTGGTACCCCCTTAAATTTTGCACATGAAACAAGTGCCTCATTCACCCTACCCTATTCCCAGCCCTGCTAGAGGTCCTTAGATGTAAATAACCTATTTGATATGCCAATGTTGTGTGGGaagtataattctttttttaaaaaagagcttcCTTTTGGCCGGAACTGCCATCTTTCAGTAATTTGCCAAAATGACGAACACAAAGGGTAAGAGGCGAGGCACCCAATAGATGTTCTCTAGGCCTTTCAGAaaatggctgaggtgggaggatcacttgaggtcaggagttcgagaccagcctggccaacatggcaaaaccccatctctactaaaaatgcaaaaattagctgggcgtggtggcagatgcctgtaatcccaactactcgggaggctgaggcaagagaatcacttgaacccaggaggtagaggttgtagtgagccaagatcacgccactgcactccagcctgggcaacagagcaagactctgtcttaaaaaaaaagaaaacacagagttGTTCCTTTGGCCATGTACACACTAATCTATAAGAAAGACGATattattagccgggcgtggtggtgcgtgcctgtagtcccagctactcaggaggctgaggcaggagaatcactggaacctgggaggtggaatttgcagtgagccgagatctcaccactgcactccagcctggacaacagagtgagactccgtctcaaaaaaaaaaaaaaatatatatatatatgtatatatatcttttctatatatagagaaaaatatgtgttcattatggactatatatatttctatatctatttatatatatattctatatatagagaaaaaatatatatatacacacacatatagagacATCGAGGGAATGCGTACTATTCAAAAAGGAATGTCCCATAAGTGTTACCATGGCAAAACTGTGTCTACACTGTTAACCAGCATGCTGTtggcattgttgtaaacaaaGAAGCTAagggcaagattcttgccaagagaattaaTGTGCGGATTGAGTACATTAAGCGCTCTAAGAGCCAAGATAGCTTCCTGAAACGCATGagggaaaatgatcagaaaaagaaggaagccaaAAAGAGAGGTACCTGGGTTCAACTCAAGTGCCAGGCTGCTCCACCCAGAGAAGTGTACTTTGTGAGAACCAATGGAAAGGAGTCTGGGCTGCTGGAACCTATCCCCTATGATTTCAAGCATAATAGGTGCAAAAACATAAAAGACCTCTGGACtgtaaaaatgtttctcttcATTAAGTAGAAGTGTGCTGTCCCCTCCccctaataaaaattaaaacaaattttaaaagtgtcCTAATTCATTGTGTAATGTCTTTATTATTcaaatttaatgtatttcttgCTGAAAGATGTGAGGTGGCTTATTGTGCAACAAATTACTCAATTGGCTAGAAATGGCCAgatattatttatgaaatatttgtacTTGTTTGAAGAtagtcaggccaggcatggtggctcatgcctgtaatcccagttactcaggaggctgaggcaggagaatcgcatgaacccggcagacagaggttgcagtgagccgagatcacgccattgcactccagcctgggcaacaagagcaaaactccgtctcaaaaaaaaaaaagaaaaaaagtccattTAAATCatcatggaagaaataaaataatttacaaaagttaaaaaaagaaaaaagaatctattTGAGACTAGGGGATATCTGAAAGTACTGTAGTTGAAATATAAGTTTTTTATTCCTAAAAGTGGTTTCTATCACACATCCCCACTTTTTAGTACAGAGTTTATAGTGCTGAAATGGAgagaaattttgttattttttaaaataatatgtatttttctgaatAGGTAATTCATTCACATGATTCAAAACTCAAAaggcataaagaaaagataaatggcaAAAAGTCTCCCACCCCTACTCCCCAACCACCCAGTTCTTTTCCCCAGAGGCAATCAATATTAACAATATCCTTCAAGAGTTAATTAATGCTTATTCAAGcaaatatgcatacatatattttaatcccCCCCCCTTTTTACACAAATGGTAGTCTTtaatcttgctttttaaatttaacagtATGTATTGGAGCTCATTCCATATCAATTTATAAAGAagtttgtgatggttaataatgagtgtcaacctgattggattgaaggatacaaagtattgatcctgggtgtgtctgtgagggtgttgccaaagcagattaacatttgagtcagtgggctgctATTCCTTGAAAATGGCAAGTGAGTCATGGCAGTAGTCGGGAAAAGTATATACTACATGGaaatgactgcactccagccttggaaacagagcgagatctcatctttaaaaaaaaaaaaaaaggtattacaATGGGGAAAAATTGGTTTTTAAGAAAAGGACCATCGATTGTTTTCCATTATTCCATGTAAAGACTATTTTACATGGAGTTCATTGATTTGTTAACTTTAGAATTCAAATTCCTTATGGAGTTTATTGTAAATAAAGAGCAAGTTTTTGCTTGATTTCCTTCTGTTATCCCTAATGATCGTACATAGACTCACTTTCAGAGTGTGCTTGGTAAAACCTGGAAGCTTGAAGATGAGCCTTAGGCATCACTGGCAGTGCAGGTGGGTGACAACACAACAGTAGGAAGGCTTCCCGATGCTAACCACCAGAGTAGCTTGGCTTTTCTGCTTTACATATCAGGCTTCTAAGTAAGATTTCATTTCATGAAAAGGGTCTGCTAATCCAATTCTTTTGTTTTACAACTGAGTTTTGAATTTTCTACCTTGAATATTTGAAATGAGGACTTTGAATGTCATCAGGGCTAACAGTACCACCTATCAAGGTTCTGAAAATGCATTTCTCAGattgacaaaacaaacaaaagcccaaATTGTTGCCTTGGGGCTTATTAATCTCAGACAGGGGATTTGTTacaccttttcttttccattgtctTTGTGCCCAGTAGTGTCAAAACACATAATTGGTGCTCAAGTTTACTGTATGAATCTGACAGACCTTTCTCATGATATATATTCGCTGAGCAAGCAATACTGTAAAGCTAAGACATTTAAATTTGTGTGTACAAGTAATGAGAACACTTTAATACTAAATaaggtggggcgcagtggctcacgcctgtaatcccagcactttgggaggccgaggcaggtggatcacgaggtcaggagatcaagaccatcctggccaacatggtgaaaccccgtctctactaaaaatacaaaaattagctgggtatggtggtgtgtgcctgtaatcccagctactcgggaggctaaggcagaagaatcgcttgaacccaggaggcagagattgcagtgagccgagatcgtgccactggcttggagacagagtgggactctgtctcaaaaaaaaaaaaaaaaaaaaactaaataatatagtaataaataacataataaatataataataaggaAAAGACTAAAGAACCGTTCCTATGACTTGAGGTTTtaagaacacattttctttttatttttgaggcaaggtctcactgtcacccaggctggagtgcagtagcgtgatcatgggtcactgcagcctcgacctccacaggctcaggtgatcctctcacctcagcctcccatgtatctgggactacaggtatgtgccaccatgcccagctaatttttgtattttttgtagagatggggtcttggcatgttgcctaggctggtctcaaactcctgggctcaagcaatcctcccacttcagcctcccaaagtactgagattatagatgtgagccaccgtgcctggcctcacattaaattttatagggaaaaaaaagtcaacgGGGACATATAGTTACAAGGTATATGCATTTTAAAGTCTCATTTTCCTGGATTTCAAAATGCCATTATTCTTACTACTACTGCTACTGTTACAACTTCTTCACCATGTGATGTTGCCCAAAGAGCAGCCAGACCCTCCTAAAATTAAGTTATGTTACATCATTCATCTGTTAAAATCCCTCAAATGGCTCCCCACCTTGCTTAGTAAAAGCCCAAAGTCCTTGCCATGGCCTACAAGGCCCCACATAATCagtgcacacacacccctcaccctGATCCATTGCATGCGTTTTTCtccaaccttctttttttttttttgagatggagtctcactctctcacccaggctggagcggctcactgcaatctctgcctcctgggttcaagtggttctcctgcctcagcttcccaagtagctgggattacaggcacctgccaccacacctggctaatttttgtattttttgcagagacagggtttcaccatgttggccaggctggtcttgaactcctgacctcaggtgatccatccatcttggcctcccaaagtgctgggattacaggcatgagcccaccgCACCCGGTCTCTCCAACCTTATTTCTTACCATTCTCTTTCACTCACTTTACTCCAGCTATAATGACCTCTTGACTGTTCTCCATGGCATCATGCATGCAGTTCCTACCTTGGGGCCTTTGGACTTACTGTTATTCCTGCCTGAAATGTTCTTGTCTCAGACACCCAGaaggttttgtggggtttttttgtttgtttgttttgagacggagtcttgctctgtcactcaggctggagtgcagtggcacaatctcggctcactgcaagctctgcctcccggtttcacgccattctcctgcctcagcctcccaagtggctgggactataggcgcctgccaccacgcccagctcattttttttttttgtattcttagcagagatggggtttcaccatgttagccaggatggtcttgatcttctgacctcgtggtctgcctgcctcggcctcccaaagtgctgggattacaggcgtgagccaccgtgctcggcaaCACCCACAAGGTTTGGTTGCTTAGTTCATCCAGGTCTCTGTTGGAATGCCACCTTCCCAAGGAGGCCTTCTCAAACCATCTTATATAAACTAATCACACTCCATAAATATTCCCTAACACCCTTACTCTGCTGTTTCTCCATGGCACTTATTACATTgacatatttatgtgtttattgtctACCTCCCCTAACTAGACCACaagctcctcaagggcagggaCTGTTTCTGTGCACTGCTGAAATCCTGTCACTAAAAACAACGGCACAGAGTATGAACTTAAATGTTTAACTGTGTTTtcataatgatttaaaaaaaattccagctgggcgcggtggctcacgcctgtaatcccagcactttgggaggccaaggtgggcagatcatgaggtcaggagttcgagaccagcctgaccaacatggtgaaaccccatctctactaaaagtacaaaaattagccaggcatggtggcgtgcgcctgtaatcccagctactcaggaggctgaggcaggagaatcacttgaacccgggaggtagaggttgcagtgagccgagatcccgccgctgcactccagcctgggcgacagagcaagactccgtctcaaaaaaaaaaaaaaaaaaaagtccttctaGCACCTTTATGGGGAAAATCTAAACAGGGACTTGAAGCTTTTAGAGATGTTCATTTCCCCAGATTTCATGGATTTGCACTAGAGGCTCCCAACAAGTAGGTCCATTTTAGGTCTATACTCCAGTCTACAAGGATTTGAAATAAGAGGAGAATCCAGTCAATACAACCTCTACTATACTCACGGACTTGACTGCCAGCACATAACCGCTTCCCTCCCCATCTCATCTCTAGGTTCTCTTTTCTCTCAAAAAGGTCAGGAACCCCTGGAATACTGTGCTGTACCTTACACAGAGCAGGTACCCAGACTGACTGACTACATTTTAACCTTGGAATCAGCCCATGCTAAATCTCTCCGGGTTGCAGATAATAACTGCAATAGGATGCCTTCTcaatcacagagttgaatcttatATAGCTTTTATTTCAGTGATCAAAAGAATGCAGTAAATGGAATCTACACTAACTAACATTAGGCATGCACCTCTACCTGAAACTGCTGTTAGCTTCTGATTGGCCTAAATCTTTATAACTTATTTAGGCACATCACTGAATTTTTTGTACCCTGATATACAGGGTAAGTTAATTTCTTCCTTGTGGCAGTCTAGTAATAAGAATTATGTTCACTGGCTAGATTCCTTTATAACTAAAGGCCTCTAGAGTCTCAGGCTGCCTACCCTACCTTGAGACTTACTTAATATGGATATTTAAGCAAATCATCATATAGGAAAGGGAGATCATCAAGATAACTGAAGTGTACTGTATAAACACTCTTACAGATATTTTTCTCCAGCATTGACAATCAAACACTAGATAAGGATACCAAATTATTCTTCCCCTACTTCTGCCCTTTCTGATAAACACAAGGATCTCCCCCGAAATCAGAAATGACTCCACACAAATGAGAGATTTTTACGTATGTGGTCCCACTATCAAAATTATAGGAAGCAGTTAATGGGGCTTTGAGAAAAGCATAGTCCCATGTACAGTAATATGCATCTAAATAGAGTTTTCCTTCACCTGTCAATTATTTTCACAAGATtagcattaaaaaatacaagcaaacatATGACCCTTAagcttcacacacaaaaaattggtCTTTGTTCATTCTCAGATGACAGGATGTCCCAAGAGTAACAAAAGATGGGAGCCAATCCTCTCATAGCTGTTTCTTCAATCATCCCATCAACAGCTCTTCATTTCTTGAACTACCTTCCTTTTCCAAAGAGGTAATGCTGAGATCAGTCAGAAAGGCTTTCTGAGAAAACTGGCTTGGATTTCTGGGTCTGTTCCAGTCGATTCAAGATGAACTGGCTTGTATCAATGAAGCGCTCAACGCAGTTCACAAAACAGGCCTCAGCCCGACTGTCCAACTTTGGCCCAGGCTTGTCCATGCACTTCTCCTGCTCAGGACAAGATACAGAATCACAAAGGGAACTTGGAAAGAAAAAGACGGTTGGGGGCAGGGGTCCCTTTTTGttgcttagagaaaaaaaaactttacctaaaaataatatctGATATGTTACTGATAGTTCACATTTGGCAGCTGACCAAGTATACAGCAATGTTTTCTAGCCTTACATTAAATTCTTACAACAATACTATGGAATAGATACTATTAtaaatcctcattttacaaagagGAAAACTGTGGCACAGAGATACTTTGCGCAAAATCATAGGGCcagaaaatggcagagctgggatattCCAGAGCAAGAAAATGGCAAAATACAAGTGAAGTAACCTTTCGATGAATTTGGTTTTAACTCCACAATGCTGTTTGAACTAAATGCCTTTAAGTTAACTACAGAATAAAAGGGTGAAAGGATAAATCATTTCAGCAAGGTACCCTAAAACctaccaaagaagaaaaaaaatatgacttGAGATTCTATAACCTTGTCTACTTAAGCTAGAGATTCTTGAATCCTGTCATGATGAATGGAAAATTGAATGCATTTTCCTAAGGGGTTCATCATAGCttacagttttttttcctttcttttcttttctttttctttttttttttttgagacagagtctggctctgtcacccaggctggagtgcagtggcatgatctcactgtaacctccgccaggttcaagccattctcgtgcctcagcttcctgagtagctgggattacaggcgggtgccaccccgcccagctaattttttctatttttagtagagacagggcttcgccgtgttgcccagactggtctcgaactcctgacctcaagtgatccacccgcctcccaaagtgctgggattacaggcatgagccaccgcgccgggcagCTTACAGATTCTTGCAATAGTACTTAACCACACGCCCTCCTAGCCCCAAAGTAACGaatcacagatatttttaaaaaagaatcaaagcacTCTGGTCCAAGGCAGACCAGAGTTAAGTAAGCATCTGGTAGGTGTCATAGTCCAGCAATACTATAAGTTTATGGGAAAGGGCCTATGGAAACCAATGACTGTATATAGTTCAAGTTAAGTGGTTCAAAAATTTCGTTCATTATTCTCTGCCATGTACACAAGCCTCAGACCCTCTAATTCCAAGGAAAATTATCCTTGGCCTCTGAATTCTGTGAATTGTGTACATTAAGGGAGATCTGTCCTTGGCAAGCAGAACACGTTGTTGGCAAGCTGCAAATACCTTCCACCCTTTTGCCAAAGTCCCCTCACAGGGCAGGCTCAATTCCTCAACCTTCAGACCCGAAACGGCTTGGTATTACACAACAATCCAACAAGAAAGCAAATAAGTATGTACGTTGGAAGAGATTACACCACTTTTATAGTTAGTGGGCTGGAGCCACTCATTTTTCAGCGGAGAGGGTTAGAACTGGGTAATGAAGGTAAATCCCGAGGAGTCCAGGAATAGCAGATTCACTGATTCACTGACTCTCTGGGACTCGGGctgccaaaaataaaatcccagtACTGGGGGCTCCGATCAGTCTTGGTGACCAGCACTAGGCAGCTTCAACCTCGGGTGCCTGAAAGTGCTGGGTGTCCAGTGGCATAAGTCTTCTTTGATACCCAGTCCTCTGCACCAACAAAGCCGAGGTCCGGAATGACAGTCCCCAGAGAAGCGGAGTCACCCTTCTCCCATCCGGCTAGGCCACAGGAACCTGAGAAAATCAAGGGTTGCTGCCAGgtgcccaccccccccccccgaaTCCCCGACGTTGTCGCGAGTCCCGCGGTACAAGGACAGAGGGAAAGTAGGTACAGTGTTCAGGTCCCAGCCCCAGGCTCCTCACCCAACAAAGTTCAGTCATCTGGTGCACCAGCTGCTGGAAGCGCTGCTTTTGAGTCTCTACCTCGATGAAATGCTGCAACTGCGGGTCCACTGCACCCAAACCCGCCgcggaggaagaggaggaggaatccATCCCAGGGCGACCACGCTTGCAGAGACGAACTCCGCACCGACCTTCACGTGTCTCCGCGACGGAACCGGAACCACAGCTCGCTGCCTCTGGGACCGCCCCCGTGAGTGCACTGCGTCGGCGCGAGGCAGGCGCCCAACTCCACCCCGCCGCCTCCCACGCCTTGGCGCCGGTGCTTCGTTCCCGGAGTCGGCGGGTTCCACTCCCCGGACCCCGCAATCCCGTAACCCCGCAACCCTGCCGTTGCGCCCAGCCTTGCGCCTTGAGATCGCAGGGCTTACAGCCCAGAGCCGAGGTGCCGTTGAGATGttactccaaaaagaaaagaaaggagaaaaggaagttACTTCAGACCACGTGATCCATTCCGTGCTGGCCCCACAGCTCCGCCCCTGTCCACTTCCAAATTAGCCCGCGTTTTCTGAGCTACCAGAGTTGTGCACTGGGTCAGTTAGTTGACTGGGTCGATTAGTTGGCTATCCTGGGCCCCTGGCTTtcgttttttgatggagttttccTCTCCCGACGTAGGGAAATGAGGCTATGGCAGTTTGTGCCCAACTTTCAGATTCATTCAAATAACATTGCATGCGTGCTGTGACAGGCACTGTTTTTGCTTAATGCATCTTTGATTCAGAGGCAGGAGTTAACAAGAGGGCTTAAACCCGGAGGATCCTGTCGAGTTCTCAGTGTAGGAATATGCCAAACTAATGCCACACAGCAGCTTTCTGGAATACTGAGATAGGGCGCTTCAGGGAGGCTGCATGATTAATAGAGATACCAAAGACTTTCAAGCtttctagtaattttattttatcaaaacaCCCTCCCCTCCCATCTTTATGACACCATTTCATTCTTGCCAAATTCGgtccacccccacacacacacccccaagcTCTACCAAATGCCTACTCAAAGAGCTGTTGGACCCCTTTGTGCGGCTATTTACATCCTCcctcataaaaaatattttcatcgcAAATTCAGTCTGTCTTAATTCTCTCGGGAAATTTCAGGCACAATAATTTCTTGGCCTTTGCTCAGAAGCCACTATCCCAGGGAATCAAAGAAGAGGTGCATTCCCAGATGTAGAGAGGGGCCTTTTTGTATTGAGTGGGAGCACAAAGGCTCCAGGGCTCCTAAGCTTGGGATTTCCTCTGAGAAAGTGAAATTGGGGCTTGAGGAGAAGAGAAGTAGAACCAAGAAGCTTATTGGCGAGCTCAGGATTCTTCATCCATGACATCTAGAATATTGCTCAGAAGAATTTTGAAAGTGGGACGCTCATCTGCTTtctaaaaccaaagaaaaagtaaagtgtTAGAGTGGCTAGAATCCAGAATTCAAGGGAAATGCAATGAGTAAgcagcaaatgtttattaaatatatgcTCTATGCCCAGTAGCATGCCCTGTcgattacaaaaggaaaaaaaaaaaaaaaaaaaaaaaaaaaaaaaaagaaatagcagctCTCCATAAAGTCTTTGTGCACTTTTCATCTTTAGTAACTCAGGTTATTAGTGTGATAAGAACAATTTGCAAATTAAACTGACAATCACACTGATCAAAATTGAGGGCAAGTTCATTATGTAACTGTATACAACACATTCTTATTTTGGATCCTCAAGTGAAAAATGGCTACCAAACAAGTTCAAGTGGTTGGCAGAACAGAAATCCCATGTGATAATTTTTAGTGATTAATATTTCAAAACCACAGGCTGTATTACTGAGCAGGgattctgagtacctgggacctttttttttttttttttttttaccactggTAACAAAaagactaagatttttttttttttttctttttgagacagagtctcaccctgttgtccaggctggagtgcagtggtgtgagctcagctcactgccacctcccaggttcaagcgattttcctgcctcagcctcccaggtagctgggattacaggtgcacgccatcacgcccagctaattttcgtatttttagtagagaccgggtttcaccatgttggtcagactagtctcgaactcctgacctcaggtgattcccccgcctcagcctcccaaagtgctgggattacaggcgtgagtcaccgcgcccggcctacgaCTAAGGTTCTTTTTGATGGCCATGGCCCATAAGCCCCCGAGGTATTTGGTATTTAGTGGTTCAGGGAACATTCATGCCAGAATGCTCTCAATCTGTTAGAACCAATGGTCATCAATTTCTTGATTCCTTGACTCAGTGATTCTTAAACTTAGCTGAGTATCAGAATTTCCTGGgaagtttaaaaagagatttCTGGGTTCCACTTCAGGCATAGCTAATCAGAATTTCTGGAGAAAAGGCCCagttatctgaatttttttttgtgacacagtctcgctctgtcactcaggccagagtgcagtggcaggatctcggctcactgcaacctccacctcctgggttcaagtcattctcctgcctcagcctcctgagtagctgagattacaggcacacaccaccacgcctggttaatttttgtatttttagtagagacagggtttcaccatgttggccagaatggtctagatctcctgaccacgtgatctgcttgccttggcctcccaaactgctgggattacaggcatgagccaccatgcccagccagtaatcTGCATTTTTAAGAGCTCCTTAGGGTTTCTGATATGCATCCAATTTTGACCACTCCTTTAAACAGGCTGTGGATAAAGTACCTGTctgaaatcatttttaatttgcaGAGTAAGAAGGTCCTGATTGGGAGGGAGCATAGCCAATCACCCTTAATCCTGCATCacacagaagaaagaaggagTCCTCCCTTTCTGCACTTTCTCTGTGATCTGTCATTTGTTCGAGGGAAACCAGCCATGCTCGGATCCAGATACCCACTTTTCACCTCACCAAGAAGGCTCCAGATTCACATATGCACTTGTTGGACACTCTGAAGAGTTGAGCATTTATTTCCTACTAGAAATTTAGGTTGCCAAGGATCTACTGAAAAGTAGAGAAGGCATCTTGGGAAGAACTCGAGGTAAGAGGAGCAAAGCAGTTTAATAGTAGTAGGACAGATTTCCTTATTTCCAAAATACCACACCTACCCACATACCCCACGATGCAccatattaaaaagcaaaacaaaacaaagcaaacaaaaaaacccactacCTGTTTTAGTTCCCTTTCAAGcagtaggtttaaaaaaaaatctcatttagccgggcgctgtggctcatgcctgtaatcccagcactttgggaggcagaggcgggcggatcacaaggtcaggagatcgagaccatcttggctaacacggtgaaaccctgtctctactaaaaatacaaaaaattagccgggcgtggtggcgggcccctgtagtcccagctactggagaggctgaggcaggagaatgctgtgaacccgggaggcggggcttgcggtgagccgagatcacgccactgcactccagcctgggcgacagagaaagact
It encodes:
- the TIMM8A gene encoding mitochondrial import inner membrane translocase subunit Tim8 A isoform X1, which encodes MDSSSSSSAAGLGAVDPQLQHFIEVETQKQRFQQLVHQMTELCWEKCMDKPGPKLDSRAEACFVNCVERFIDTSQFILNRLEQTQKSKPVFSESLSD
- the TIMM8A gene encoding mitochondrial import inner membrane translocase subunit Tim8 A isoform X2, giving the protein MDSSSSSSAAGLGAVDPQLQHFIEVETQKQRFQQLVHQMTELCWVPVA